In Ornithorhynchus anatinus isolate Pmale09 chromosome 17, mOrnAna1.pri.v4, whole genome shotgun sequence, the following proteins share a genomic window:
- the FLOT2 gene encoding flotillin-2 isoform X2: MGNCHTVGPNEALVVSGGCCGSDFKQYVFGGWAWAWWCLSDTQRLSLEVMTILCRCENIETSEGVPLYVTGVAQVKIMTEKELLAVACEQFLGKNVQDVKNVVLQTLEGHLRSILGTLTVEQIYQDRDQFAKLVREVAAPDVGRMGIEILSFTIKDVYDKVEYLSSLGKTQTAVVQRDADIGVAEAERDAGIREAECKREMLDIKFQADTKIADSKRAFELQKSAFSEEVNIKTAEAQLAYELQGAREQQKIRQEEIEIEVVQRKKQIAVEEQEIIRMDKELIATVRQPAEAEAHRIQQIAEGEKVKQVLLAQAEAEKIRKLGEAEASVIEAMGKAEAERMKLKAEAYQKYGDAAKMALVLEALPQIAAQVAAPLNKVDEIVVLSGDNNKMTTEVNRLLAELPASVHALTGVDLTKIPLIQKATGVQV, encoded by the exons ATGGGCAACTGCCACACCGTGGGGCCCAACGAGGCGCTGGTGGTGTCag GAGGCTGCTGCGGCTCGGACTTCAAGCAGTACGTGTTCGgcggctgggcctgggcctggtggTGCCTCTCAGACACGCAGAG ACTGTCTCTGGAGGTCATGACCATCCTCTGTCGCTGTGAGAATATTGAGACTTCGGAGGGGGTCCCGCTATACGTGACAGGGGTCGCACAG GTGAAGATCATGACGGAGAAGGAGCTCCTGGCTGTGGCCTGCGAGCAGTTCCTCGGGAAGAACGTCCAGGATGTCAAGAACGTGGTCCTGCAGACGCTGGAAGGGCACCTGCGCTCCATCCTCG GCACCTTGACCGTGGAGCAGATCTACCAGGACCGGGACCAGTTTGCCAAGCTGGTGAGGGAGGTGGCCGCCCCAGACGTGGGCCGCATGGGCATCGAGATCCTGAGCTTCACCATCAAG GATGTCTACGATAAGGTGGAATACCTGAGTTCTCTGGGAAAGACACAGACGGCCGTGGTGCAGCGAGACGCCGACATCGGGGTGGCCGAGGCCGAGCGGGACGCGGGCATCAGG gAGGCCGAGTGCAAGAGGGAGATGCTGGACATCAAGTTCCAGGCCGATACCAAGATAGCCGACTCCAAACGAGCCTTTGAGCTGCAGAAGTCGGCCTTCAGCGAGGAGGTGAACATCAAG ACGGCCGAGGCCCAGTTGGCGTACGAGCTGCAGGGGGCCCGGGAGCAGCAGAAGATCCGCCAAGAGGAGATCGAGATCGAGGTGGTGCAGCGGAAGAAGCAGATCGCCGTGGAAGAGCAGGAGATAATCCGCATGGACAAGGAGCTGATTGCCACCGTGAGACAACCCGCCGAGGCCGAGGCCCACCGTATACAGCAGATCGCCGAGGGCGAGAA GGTGAAACAGGTCCTCTTGGCCCAAGCGGAGGCTGAGAAGATCCGCAAGCTGGGGGAAGCGGAGGCTTCTGTGATCGAGGCGATGGGCAAGGCGGAAGCCGAGCGGATGAAGCTGAAGGCGGAGGCATATCAGAAGTACGGAGACGCGGCCAAGATGGCCTTGGTGCTGGAAGCCCTGCCCCAG ATCGCTGCCCAAGTGGCCGCCCCCCTGAACAAAGTAGACGAGATCGTGGTCCTGAGCGGCGACAACAACAAAATGACAACAGAAGTGAACCGCCTGCTGGCAGAGCTCCCCGCCTCCGTGCACGCACTCACCGGAGTGGACCTGACTAAG ATCCCCCTCATCCAGAAGGCCACAGGGGTACAGGTGTGA
- the DHRS13 gene encoding dehydrogenase/reductase SDR family member 13 isoform X2, which translates to MAPLMLLATGLLLGAYVLLYYNFIQAARCTSPTLLGGRTALVTGSNAGIGKMIALALARRGARVILACRSKERAEAAVYDIRKTGNQEVIFMRLDLADLQSVRAFAGAFLNSEPRLDILVHNAGISSSGKSREKFNLLLRVNHVGAFLLSQLLLTRLQACAPSRVVVVASAAYRRGRLDFARLDQPVAGWRRELRAYADSKLANVLYVRELATRLEGTGVTCYAAHPGPVNSELYLRHVPGWLRLLLIPLAWLLLRDPAAGAQTPVHCAVQEGIEPLSGRYFSDCCVEEVRPHGRDDAAALRLWEASERLAGLAA; encoded by the exons ATGGCTCCCCTGATGCTGCTGGCGACGGGCCTCCTCCTCGGCGCCTACGTCCTCCTCTACTACAATTTCATCCAAGCCGCCAGGTGCACCAGCCCCACCCTCCTCGGCGGCAGGACCGCCCTCGTCACAG GAAGCAATGCGGGCATCGGGAAGATGATCGCGCTGGCGCTGGCCCGGAGGGGGGCACGTGTCATCCTGGCCTGTCGCAGCAAGGAGCGGGCCGAGGCCGCCGTGTACGACATCCGCAAG ACGGGGAACCAGGAGGTGATCTTCATGAGGCTGGACCTGGCCGACCTGCAGTCAGTGCGCGCCTTTGCCGGGGCCTTTCTCAACTCGGAGCCGCGGCTCGACATCCTCGTCCATAACGCCG GGATCAGCTCCTCAGGAAAATCCAGGGAGAAGTTCAACCTGCTACTCCGGGTGAACCACGTCGGCGCCTTCCTGCTGAGCCAGCTGCTGCTAACGCGCCTGCAGGCCTGCGCCCCAAgccgggtggtggtggtggcctcGGCCGCCTACCGCCGTGGCCGACTGGACTTTGCCCGCCTGGACCAGCCCGTGGCGGGCTGGAGGCGGGAGCTCCGGGCCTATGCCGACAGCAAGCTGGCCAACGTGCTGTATGTGCGAGAGCTGGCCACCCGCCTCGAGGGGACTGGGGTCACTTGCTACGCTGCCCACCCAG GGCCCGTGAACTCGGAGCTGTACCTCCGCCACGTGCCCGGCTGGTTGCGCCTGCTGCTGATCCCGCTGGCCTGGCTGCTGCTGCGGGACCCCGCGGCGGGCGCCCAGACGCCGGTGCACTGTGCCGTGCAAGAGGGCATCGAGCCACTCAGCGGCCGCTACTTCTCCGACTGCTGCGTGGAGGAGGTTCGGCCCCACGGCCGCGACGACGCTGCCGCCCTTCGCCTGTGGGAGGCCAGTGAGAGGCTGGCGGGGCTGGCGGCCTAA
- the FLOT2 gene encoding flotillin-2 isoform X5 → MTEKELLAVACEQFLGKNVQDVKNVVLQTLEGHLRSILGTLTVEQIYQDRDQFAKLVREVAAPDVGRMGIEILSFTIKDVYDKVEYLSSLGKTQTAVVQRDADIGVAEAERDAGIREAECKREMLDIKFQADTKIADSKRAFELQKSAFSEEVNIKTAEAQLAYELQGAREQQKIRQEEIEIEVVQRKKQIAVEEQEIIRMDKELIATVRQPAEAEAHRIQQIAEGEKVKQVLLAQAEAEKIRKLGEAEASVIEAMGKAEAERMKLKAEAYQKYGDAAKMALVLEALPQIAAQVAAPLNKVDEIVVLSGDNNKMTTEVNRLLAELPASVHALTGVDLTKIPLIQKATGVQV, encoded by the exons ATGACGGAGAAGGAGCTCCTGGCTGTGGCCTGCGAGCAGTTCCTCGGGAAGAACGTCCAGGATGTCAAGAACGTGGTCCTGCAGACGCTGGAAGGGCACCTGCGCTCCATCCTCG GCACCTTGACCGTGGAGCAGATCTACCAGGACCGGGACCAGTTTGCCAAGCTGGTGAGGGAGGTGGCCGCCCCAGACGTGGGCCGCATGGGCATCGAGATCCTGAGCTTCACCATCAAG GATGTCTACGATAAGGTGGAATACCTGAGTTCTCTGGGAAAGACACAGACGGCCGTGGTGCAGCGAGACGCCGACATCGGGGTGGCCGAGGCCGAGCGGGACGCGGGCATCAGG gAGGCCGAGTGCAAGAGGGAGATGCTGGACATCAAGTTCCAGGCCGATACCAAGATAGCCGACTCCAAACGAGCCTTTGAGCTGCAGAAGTCGGCCTTCAGCGAGGAGGTGAACATCAAG ACGGCCGAGGCCCAGTTGGCGTACGAGCTGCAGGGGGCCCGGGAGCAGCAGAAGATCCGCCAAGAGGAGATCGAGATCGAGGTGGTGCAGCGGAAGAAGCAGATCGCCGTGGAAGAGCAGGAGATAATCCGCATGGACAAGGAGCTGATTGCCACCGTGAGACAACCCGCCGAGGCCGAGGCCCACCGTATACAGCAGATCGCCGAGGGCGAGAA GGTGAAACAGGTCCTCTTGGCCCAAGCGGAGGCTGAGAAGATCCGCAAGCTGGGGGAAGCGGAGGCTTCTGTGATCGAGGCGATGGGCAAGGCGGAAGCCGAGCGGATGAAGCTGAAGGCGGAGGCATATCAGAAGTACGGAGACGCGGCCAAGATGGCCTTGGTGCTGGAAGCCCTGCCCCAG ATCGCTGCCCAAGTGGCCGCCCCCCTGAACAAAGTAGACGAGATCGTGGTCCTGAGCGGCGACAACAACAAAATGACAACAGAAGTGAACCGCCTGCTGGCAGAGCTCCCCGCCTCCGTGCACGCACTCACCGGAGTGGACCTGACTAAG ATCCCCCTCATCCAGAAGGCCACAGGGGTACAGGTGTGA
- the FLOT2 gene encoding flotillin-2 isoform X1, with amino-acid sequence MGNCHTVGPNEALVVSGGCCGSDFKQYVFGGWAWAWWCLSDTQRISLEIMTLQPRCEDVETAEGVALTVTGVAQVKIMTEKELLAVACEQFLGKNVQDVKNVVLQTLEGHLRSILGTLTVEQIYQDRDQFAKLVREVAAPDVGRMGIEILSFTIKDVYDKVEYLSSLGKTQTAVVQRDADIGVAEAERDAGIREAECKREMLDIKFQADTKIADSKRAFELQKSAFSEEVNIKTAEAQLAYELQGAREQQKIRQEEIEIEVVQRKKQIAVEEQEIIRMDKELIATVRQPAEAEAHRIQQIAEGEKVKQVLLAQAEAEKIRKLGEAEASVIEAMGKAEAERMKLKAEAYQKYGDAAKMALVLEALPQIAAQVAAPLNKVDEIVVLSGDNNKMTTEVNRLLAELPASVHALTGVDLTKIPLIQKATGVQV; translated from the exons ATGGGCAACTGCCACACCGTGGGGCCCAACGAGGCGCTGGTGGTGTCag GAGGCTGCTGCGGCTCGGACTTCAAGCAGTACGTGTTCGgcggctgggcctgggcctggtggTGCCTCTCAGACACGCAGAG GATTTCCCTAGAGATAATGACGCTACAGCCCCGGTGTGAGGATGTAGAGACGGCCGAGGGGGTAGCTCTAACTGTGACTGGCGTGGCCCAG GTGAAGATCATGACGGAGAAGGAGCTCCTGGCTGTGGCCTGCGAGCAGTTCCTCGGGAAGAACGTCCAGGATGTCAAGAACGTGGTCCTGCAGACGCTGGAAGGGCACCTGCGCTCCATCCTCG GCACCTTGACCGTGGAGCAGATCTACCAGGACCGGGACCAGTTTGCCAAGCTGGTGAGGGAGGTGGCCGCCCCAGACGTGGGCCGCATGGGCATCGAGATCCTGAGCTTCACCATCAAG GATGTCTACGATAAGGTGGAATACCTGAGTTCTCTGGGAAAGACACAGACGGCCGTGGTGCAGCGAGACGCCGACATCGGGGTGGCCGAGGCCGAGCGGGACGCGGGCATCAGG gAGGCCGAGTGCAAGAGGGAGATGCTGGACATCAAGTTCCAGGCCGATACCAAGATAGCCGACTCCAAACGAGCCTTTGAGCTGCAGAAGTCGGCCTTCAGCGAGGAGGTGAACATCAAG ACGGCCGAGGCCCAGTTGGCGTACGAGCTGCAGGGGGCCCGGGAGCAGCAGAAGATCCGCCAAGAGGAGATCGAGATCGAGGTGGTGCAGCGGAAGAAGCAGATCGCCGTGGAAGAGCAGGAGATAATCCGCATGGACAAGGAGCTGATTGCCACCGTGAGACAACCCGCCGAGGCCGAGGCCCACCGTATACAGCAGATCGCCGAGGGCGAGAA GGTGAAACAGGTCCTCTTGGCCCAAGCGGAGGCTGAGAAGATCCGCAAGCTGGGGGAAGCGGAGGCTTCTGTGATCGAGGCGATGGGCAAGGCGGAAGCCGAGCGGATGAAGCTGAAGGCGGAGGCATATCAGAAGTACGGAGACGCGGCCAAGATGGCCTTGGTGCTGGAAGCCCTGCCCCAG ATCGCTGCCCAAGTGGCCGCCCCCCTGAACAAAGTAGACGAGATCGTGGTCCTGAGCGGCGACAACAACAAAATGACAACAGAAGTGAACCGCCTGCTGGCAGAGCTCCCCGCCTCCGTGCACGCACTCACCGGAGTGGACCTGACTAAG ATCCCCCTCATCCAGAAGGCCACAGGGGTACAGGTGTGA
- the FLOT2 gene encoding flotillin-2 isoform X3: MTLQPRCEDVETAEGVALTVTGVAQVKIMTEKELLAVACEQFLGKNVQDVKNVVLQTLEGHLRSILGTLTVEQIYQDRDQFAKLVREVAAPDVGRMGIEILSFTIKDVYDKVEYLSSLGKTQTAVVQRDADIGVAEAERDAGIREAECKREMLDIKFQADTKIADSKRAFELQKSAFSEEVNIKTAEAQLAYELQGAREQQKIRQEEIEIEVVQRKKQIAVEEQEIIRMDKELIATVRQPAEAEAHRIQQIAEGEKVKQVLLAQAEAEKIRKLGEAEASVIEAMGKAEAERMKLKAEAYQKYGDAAKMALVLEALPQIAAQVAAPLNKVDEIVVLSGDNNKMTTEVNRLLAELPASVHALTGVDLTKIPLIQKATGVQV; this comes from the exons ATGACGCTACAGCCCCGGTGTGAGGATGTAGAGACGGCCGAGGGGGTAGCTCTAACTGTGACTGGCGTGGCCCAG GTGAAGATCATGACGGAGAAGGAGCTCCTGGCTGTGGCCTGCGAGCAGTTCCTCGGGAAGAACGTCCAGGATGTCAAGAACGTGGTCCTGCAGACGCTGGAAGGGCACCTGCGCTCCATCCTCG GCACCTTGACCGTGGAGCAGATCTACCAGGACCGGGACCAGTTTGCCAAGCTGGTGAGGGAGGTGGCCGCCCCAGACGTGGGCCGCATGGGCATCGAGATCCTGAGCTTCACCATCAAG GATGTCTACGATAAGGTGGAATACCTGAGTTCTCTGGGAAAGACACAGACGGCCGTGGTGCAGCGAGACGCCGACATCGGGGTGGCCGAGGCCGAGCGGGACGCGGGCATCAGG gAGGCCGAGTGCAAGAGGGAGATGCTGGACATCAAGTTCCAGGCCGATACCAAGATAGCCGACTCCAAACGAGCCTTTGAGCTGCAGAAGTCGGCCTTCAGCGAGGAGGTGAACATCAAG ACGGCCGAGGCCCAGTTGGCGTACGAGCTGCAGGGGGCCCGGGAGCAGCAGAAGATCCGCCAAGAGGAGATCGAGATCGAGGTGGTGCAGCGGAAGAAGCAGATCGCCGTGGAAGAGCAGGAGATAATCCGCATGGACAAGGAGCTGATTGCCACCGTGAGACAACCCGCCGAGGCCGAGGCCCACCGTATACAGCAGATCGCCGAGGGCGAGAA GGTGAAACAGGTCCTCTTGGCCCAAGCGGAGGCTGAGAAGATCCGCAAGCTGGGGGAAGCGGAGGCTTCTGTGATCGAGGCGATGGGCAAGGCGGAAGCCGAGCGGATGAAGCTGAAGGCGGAGGCATATCAGAAGTACGGAGACGCGGCCAAGATGGCCTTGGTGCTGGAAGCCCTGCCCCAG ATCGCTGCCCAAGTGGCCGCCCCCCTGAACAAAGTAGACGAGATCGTGGTCCTGAGCGGCGACAACAACAAAATGACAACAGAAGTGAACCGCCTGCTGGCAGAGCTCCCCGCCTCCGTGCACGCACTCACCGGAGTGGACCTGACTAAG ATCCCCCTCATCCAGAAGGCCACAGGGGTACAGGTGTGA
- the FLOT2 gene encoding flotillin-2 isoform X4: MTILCRCENIETSEGVPLYVTGVAQVKIMTEKELLAVACEQFLGKNVQDVKNVVLQTLEGHLRSILGTLTVEQIYQDRDQFAKLVREVAAPDVGRMGIEILSFTIKDVYDKVEYLSSLGKTQTAVVQRDADIGVAEAERDAGIREAECKREMLDIKFQADTKIADSKRAFELQKSAFSEEVNIKTAEAQLAYELQGAREQQKIRQEEIEIEVVQRKKQIAVEEQEIIRMDKELIATVRQPAEAEAHRIQQIAEGEKVKQVLLAQAEAEKIRKLGEAEASVIEAMGKAEAERMKLKAEAYQKYGDAAKMALVLEALPQIAAQVAAPLNKVDEIVVLSGDNNKMTTEVNRLLAELPASVHALTGVDLTKIPLIQKATGVQV, from the exons ATGACCATCCTCTGTCGCTGTGAGAATATTGAGACTTCGGAGGGGGTCCCGCTATACGTGACAGGGGTCGCACAG GTGAAGATCATGACGGAGAAGGAGCTCCTGGCTGTGGCCTGCGAGCAGTTCCTCGGGAAGAACGTCCAGGATGTCAAGAACGTGGTCCTGCAGACGCTGGAAGGGCACCTGCGCTCCATCCTCG GCACCTTGACCGTGGAGCAGATCTACCAGGACCGGGACCAGTTTGCCAAGCTGGTGAGGGAGGTGGCCGCCCCAGACGTGGGCCGCATGGGCATCGAGATCCTGAGCTTCACCATCAAG GATGTCTACGATAAGGTGGAATACCTGAGTTCTCTGGGAAAGACACAGACGGCCGTGGTGCAGCGAGACGCCGACATCGGGGTGGCCGAGGCCGAGCGGGACGCGGGCATCAGG gAGGCCGAGTGCAAGAGGGAGATGCTGGACATCAAGTTCCAGGCCGATACCAAGATAGCCGACTCCAAACGAGCCTTTGAGCTGCAGAAGTCGGCCTTCAGCGAGGAGGTGAACATCAAG ACGGCCGAGGCCCAGTTGGCGTACGAGCTGCAGGGGGCCCGGGAGCAGCAGAAGATCCGCCAAGAGGAGATCGAGATCGAGGTGGTGCAGCGGAAGAAGCAGATCGCCGTGGAAGAGCAGGAGATAATCCGCATGGACAAGGAGCTGATTGCCACCGTGAGACAACCCGCCGAGGCCGAGGCCCACCGTATACAGCAGATCGCCGAGGGCGAGAA GGTGAAACAGGTCCTCTTGGCCCAAGCGGAGGCTGAGAAGATCCGCAAGCTGGGGGAAGCGGAGGCTTCTGTGATCGAGGCGATGGGCAAGGCGGAAGCCGAGCGGATGAAGCTGAAGGCGGAGGCATATCAGAAGTACGGAGACGCGGCCAAGATGGCCTTGGTGCTGGAAGCCCTGCCCCAG ATCGCTGCCCAAGTGGCCGCCCCCCTGAACAAAGTAGACGAGATCGTGGTCCTGAGCGGCGACAACAACAAAATGACAACAGAAGTGAACCGCCTGCTGGCAGAGCTCCCCGCCTCCGTGCACGCACTCACCGGAGTGGACCTGACTAAG ATCCCCCTCATCCAGAAGGCCACAGGGGTACAGGTGTGA
- the DHRS13 gene encoding dehydrogenase/reductase SDR family member 13 isoform X1, whose protein sequence is MAPLMLLATGLLLGAYVLLYYNFIQAARCTSPTLLGGRTALVTGSNAGIGKMIALALARRGARVILACRSKERAEAAVYDIRKETGNQEVIFMRLDLADLQSVRAFAGAFLNSEPRLDILVHNAGISSSGKSREKFNLLLRVNHVGAFLLSQLLLTRLQACAPSRVVVVASAAYRRGRLDFARLDQPVAGWRRELRAYADSKLANVLYVRELATRLEGTGVTCYAAHPGPVNSELYLRHVPGWLRLLLIPLAWLLLRDPAAGAQTPVHCAVQEGIEPLSGRYFSDCCVEEVRPHGRDDAAALRLWEASERLAGLAA, encoded by the exons ATGGCTCCCCTGATGCTGCTGGCGACGGGCCTCCTCCTCGGCGCCTACGTCCTCCTCTACTACAATTTCATCCAAGCCGCCAGGTGCACCAGCCCCACCCTCCTCGGCGGCAGGACCGCCCTCGTCACAG GAAGCAATGCGGGCATCGGGAAGATGATCGCGCTGGCGCTGGCCCGGAGGGGGGCACGTGTCATCCTGGCCTGTCGCAGCAAGGAGCGGGCCGAGGCCGCCGTGTACGACATCCGCAAG GAGACGGGGAACCAGGAGGTGATCTTCATGAGGCTGGACCTGGCCGACCTGCAGTCAGTGCGCGCCTTTGCCGGGGCCTTTCTCAACTCGGAGCCGCGGCTCGACATCCTCGTCCATAACGCCG GGATCAGCTCCTCAGGAAAATCCAGGGAGAAGTTCAACCTGCTACTCCGGGTGAACCACGTCGGCGCCTTCCTGCTGAGCCAGCTGCTGCTAACGCGCCTGCAGGCCTGCGCCCCAAgccgggtggtggtggtggcctcGGCCGCCTACCGCCGTGGCCGACTGGACTTTGCCCGCCTGGACCAGCCCGTGGCGGGCTGGAGGCGGGAGCTCCGGGCCTATGCCGACAGCAAGCTGGCCAACGTGCTGTATGTGCGAGAGCTGGCCACCCGCCTCGAGGGGACTGGGGTCACTTGCTACGCTGCCCACCCAG GGCCCGTGAACTCGGAGCTGTACCTCCGCCACGTGCCCGGCTGGTTGCGCCTGCTGCTGATCCCGCTGGCCTGGCTGCTGCTGCGGGACCCCGCGGCGGGCGCCCAGACGCCGGTGCACTGTGCCGTGCAAGAGGGCATCGAGCCACTCAGCGGCCGCTACTTCTCCGACTGCTGCGTGGAGGAGGTTCGGCCCCACGGCCGCGACGACGCTGCCGCCCTTCGCCTGTGGGAGGCCAGTGAGAGGCTGGCGGGGCTGGCGGCCTAA